A window from Microbacterium ginsengiterrae encodes these proteins:
- a CDS encoding lycopene cyclase domain-containing protein produces MSGVYAAALLVSTGCLVLLDVRFRLVFRRRPLVAAIALVIGLAFFIVWDAAGIALGVFRHVDSRWASGILLAPEFPIEELLFLAFLCYLTLILLSGWRRWREVRSPR; encoded by the coding sequence GTGAGCGGTGTCTACGCCGCAGCCCTCCTCGTCAGCACCGGCTGCCTGGTCCTCCTCGACGTGCGGTTCCGCCTCGTGTTCCGCCGTCGGCCCCTCGTCGCGGCGATCGCGCTCGTGATCGGTCTCGCGTTCTTCATCGTGTGGGATGCGGCAGGGATCGCCCTCGGGGTGTTCCGCCACGTCGACTCGCGATGGGCCAGCGGGATCCTGCTCGCGCCGGAGTTCCCCATCGAGGAGCTGCTGTTCCTCGCCTTCCTCTGCTATCTCACGCTCATCCTGCTCAGCGGGTGGCGGCGGTGGAGAGAGGTCAGGAGTCCGCGATGA
- the crtI gene encoding phytoene desaturase family protein, with product MTRSRAVVIGGGVSGLATAALLARDGHEVTLLEKNDQLGGRAGSWEQDGFVFDTGPSWYLMPEVFDHFYRMMGTSTAEQLDLVPLQPGYRVYGEPGHGEHAPIDVRAGVDEASALFESREKGAGKRIRTYLASATKAYHAAVGAFLYNPFSSWRAFTSPKVLAAVPAVVPLLVRSLWSYIARRFADTRLRQILGYPAVFLGTSPFDAPALYQLMSHMDLVEGVTYPRGGFRRFVTTLVDIARDAGVDIRTDSEVVGISSAGGAVQAVEYRTAGRVHRLEADIVVSAIDEHHAETALLAPADRTYRPKRWDTQITGPGAVLVMLGVDGELPELLHHTLLFSEDWHDNFDAIFGTPTRIPDAPSLYICKPSATDDDVAPAGRENLFVLIPIPSDVSVGHGGVDSAGSPQVEAIADRAIAQIADWAGIPDLTDRIVVRRTVGPEDFETDFHTFRGSVLGPAHTLRQSAFMRGVTRSRRVKGLFYAGATTVPGVGLPMCLISAELVLKHVRGDHSPGPSEIS from the coding sequence GTGACGCGGTCGCGGGCGGTCGTCATCGGCGGCGGCGTGAGCGGCCTCGCCACCGCCGCCCTCCTGGCGCGGGACGGACACGAGGTCACGCTCCTCGAGAAGAACGATCAGCTCGGGGGACGCGCCGGCTCATGGGAGCAGGACGGTTTCGTCTTCGACACCGGCCCCTCCTGGTACCTCATGCCCGAGGTGTTCGATCACTTCTACCGGATGATGGGCACCTCTACCGCGGAGCAGCTCGACCTCGTCCCGCTGCAGCCGGGCTACCGCGTCTACGGAGAACCCGGCCACGGCGAGCACGCGCCCATCGACGTCCGCGCAGGGGTGGACGAGGCATCCGCCCTGTTCGAGAGCCGGGAGAAGGGCGCCGGAAAGCGGATCCGCACCTATCTCGCCTCGGCGACGAAGGCGTACCACGCGGCTGTCGGGGCCTTCCTCTACAACCCGTTCTCCTCGTGGCGCGCCTTCACGTCCCCGAAGGTCCTCGCTGCGGTGCCCGCGGTCGTCCCGCTTCTGGTCCGCTCCCTGTGGTCGTACATCGCCCGCCGCTTCGCCGACACGCGTCTGCGGCAGATCCTCGGCTACCCCGCGGTGTTCCTCGGCACGTCGCCGTTCGACGCGCCGGCGCTGTACCAGCTCATGAGCCACATGGACCTCGTCGAGGGTGTGACCTACCCGCGGGGCGGGTTCCGCCGCTTCGTCACGACGCTCGTCGACATCGCGCGGGATGCCGGTGTCGACATCCGCACCGACAGTGAGGTCGTCGGGATCTCCAGCGCCGGGGGCGCCGTACAGGCGGTCGAGTACCGCACGGCGGGACGCGTCCACCGGCTGGAGGCCGACATCGTCGTCTCCGCCATCGACGAACATCACGCCGAGACCGCGCTGCTGGCGCCGGCCGACCGGACCTATCGACCGAAGCGCTGGGACACGCAGATCACCGGACCTGGTGCCGTGCTGGTCATGCTCGGCGTCGACGGCGAGCTGCCCGAGCTGCTCCACCACACGCTGCTGTTCTCAGAGGACTGGCACGACAACTTCGACGCGATCTTCGGCACCCCGACGCGGATCCCGGATGCCCCGTCGCTGTACATCTGCAAGCCGAGCGCGACGGACGACGACGTGGCGCCGGCCGGACGGGAGAACCTCTTCGTCCTCATCCCCATCCCCTCCGACGTCTCGGTCGGACACGGCGGGGTGGATTCCGCCGGTTCGCCGCAGGTGGAGGCCATCGCCGATCGCGCCATCGCGCAGATCGCGGACTGGGCGGGCATCCCCGATCTCACGGACCGCATCGTCGTCCGCCGCACCGTGGGCCCCGAGGACTTCGAGACCGACTTCCACACCTTCCGGGGGAGCGTGCTCGGGCCCGCCCACACGCTCCGCCAGAGTGCGTTCATGCGCGGCGTGACCCGCTCCCGCCGCGTGAAGGGACTGTTCTACGCCGGCGCGACGACCGTCCCGGGCGTCGGCCTGCCGATGTGCCTGATCAGCGCGGAACTCGTGCTCAAGCACGTACGGGGCGACCACTCGCCCGGCCCGTCGGAGATCTCGTGA
- a CDS encoding prenyltransferase, with protein sequence MTMTENRSTIRTLLLASRPLSWINTAFPFAAVYFLTVGTIDVALVVGTLFFLVPYNLAMYGVNDVYDYESDLANPRKGGAEGAKLPPALHRTTLVVAAALSAPFVIALVVLGADRPSSWLVLAASLFAVLAYSAKGLRFKEIPILDSITSSFHFVSPALYAIALAGTTVTPAITLTMIAFFCWGMASHAFGAVQDIVPDREAGIGSIATVFGAAATVRLAAGLWALAGVLMLFAPWPANLAALAALPYIVSVAPYLNVDDAHSADANRAWRRFLAINYVVGFAVTMLLILCAAMGLFS encoded by the coding sequence ATGACGATGACGGAGAACCGCTCGACGATCCGCACCCTCCTGCTCGCTTCTCGGCCGCTGAGCTGGATCAACACCGCCTTCCCGTTCGCGGCGGTCTACTTCCTCACGGTCGGGACGATCGATGTCGCGCTCGTCGTCGGCACGCTGTTCTTCCTCGTGCCGTACAACCTCGCGATGTACGGCGTCAACGACGTCTACGACTACGAGTCCGACCTCGCCAATCCGCGCAAGGGCGGAGCAGAGGGCGCGAAGCTGCCGCCCGCGCTGCACCGGACGACCCTCGTCGTCGCCGCCGCCCTCTCCGCGCCCTTCGTGATCGCGCTGGTGGTCCTCGGAGCGGATCGCCCGTCGTCGTGGCTCGTCCTCGCCGCCAGCCTGTTCGCGGTCCTCGCCTACTCGGCCAAGGGGCTGAGGTTCAAAGAGATCCCGATCCTCGACTCGATCACCTCGAGCTTCCATTTCGTCAGTCCGGCGCTGTACGCGATCGCCCTCGCAGGCACCACCGTGACCCCCGCGATCACCCTGACGATGATCGCCTTCTTCTGCTGGGGGATGGCCAGCCACGCCTTCGGCGCCGTGCAGGACATCGTGCCGGACCGGGAGGCGGGCATCGGGTCGATCGCCACGGTGTTCGGGGCTGCCGCAACGGTGCGCCTCGCGGCGGGTCTCTGGGCGCTCGCCGGCGTGCTCATGCTGTTCGCGCCGTGGCCGGCGAACCTCGCCGCACTGGCCGCGCTCCCCTACATCGTCAGTGTCGCGCCGTATCTCAACGTCGACGACGCGCACTCGGCGGATGCCAACCGCGCGTGGCGCCGGTTCCTCGCGATCAACTACGTCGTCGGGTTCGCCGTGACGATGCTGCTCATCCTCTGCGCCGCCATGGGGCTGTTCTCATGA
- a CDS encoding polyprenyl synthetase family protein: MSDAALPRTGTSTDAFETRLGEVLTRMRERAYAFPAPYSQLWETVERMATGGKKIRPRLLLGAYEALGGIDERSAIDAACAMELLHLALVIHDDVIDKDVTRRGEMNITGSFASEAMVRGAGRSEATAWGEASSLLAGDLVLTLSHSLLARLEVPEDRRQAVLDVFDDTVFESAAGEHHDVWLSMRLEQSSPEDVLAMVDQKTAAYSFRAPLVTAAVLAGATTALITELESIARQIGVVYQLRDDVLGLFGDEHQTGKSTLSDLREGKETLLVTYARSDVAWTGVEHLFGDPSLTAADGARLRRVIEESGALVFVESVIAERCTAIDEAIRAASLPPSLHTQLTELTVTCRTRVS; encoded by the coding sequence GTGTCTGACGCCGCCCTGCCCCGCACCGGCACGTCGACCGATGCGTTCGAGACCCGCCTCGGCGAGGTCCTCACCCGCATGCGCGAGCGTGCGTACGCCTTTCCCGCTCCGTACTCCCAGCTGTGGGAGACCGTGGAGCGCATGGCCACGGGGGGCAAGAAGATCCGGCCACGGCTCCTGCTGGGTGCCTATGAGGCGCTCGGAGGCATCGACGAACGCTCGGCGATCGACGCGGCGTGCGCCATGGAGTTGCTGCACCTCGCCCTCGTCATCCACGACGACGTCATCGACAAGGACGTGACGCGTCGGGGGGAGATGAACATCACCGGCTCGTTCGCGTCGGAGGCGATGGTCCGCGGCGCCGGTCGGAGCGAGGCGACGGCGTGGGGAGAGGCATCCTCCCTCCTCGCCGGGGACCTCGTCCTCACGCTCTCGCACTCCCTCCTCGCCCGTCTCGAGGTGCCGGAGGATCGGCGCCAGGCGGTCCTGGACGTCTTCGACGACACCGTCTTCGAAAGCGCGGCGGGCGAGCACCACGACGTCTGGCTCAGCATGCGCCTCGAGCAGTCCTCGCCCGAGGACGTCCTGGCGATGGTCGATCAGAAGACCGCCGCCTATTCGTTCCGCGCGCCACTGGTCACCGCAGCGGTCCTCGCTGGGGCGACGACGGCGCTGATCACCGAGCTGGAGAGCATCGCCCGCCAGATCGGCGTCGTGTATCAGCTCCGTGACGACGTGCTCGGCCTGTTCGGCGATGAGCACCAGACCGGGAAGTCCACCCTCAGCGACCTCCGCGAGGGCAAGGAGACGCTGCTGGTCACCTACGCGCGATCCGACGTCGCGTGGACCGGTGTCGAGCACCTGTTTGGCGACCCGTCGCTCACCGCGGCCGACGGCGCCCGCCTCCGTCGCGTGATCGAGGAATCCGGCGCGCTGGTGTTCGTCGAGTCCGTCATCGCCGAGCGCTGCACCGCCATCGACGAGGCCATCCGTGCCGCCTCGCTTCCGCCGTCACTGCACACCCAGCTCACCGAACTGACCGTCACTTGCCGCACCAGGGTTTCATGA
- a CDS encoding phytoene/squalene synthase family protein yields the protein MNTDDLDLYNATATASAAVVIGRYSTSFGRASALLTRSMRPHIANIYALVRVADELVDGPAEKAGVDAAERGTLLDELEQETARAISRGFSTNLIVHAFALTAREHGIGMDLCRPFFASMRRDLSPGTFDEAQLGEYIHGSAEVVGLMCLAVFESGMTRTADEKTRVEDGARHLGAAFQKVNFLRDFADDHDDLGRAYFPGTEIALTEASKEDVVESIREDLRIADLSIPLLHPGARPAVWAARAIFGALTDRIERTPVTTLMRERVSVPTPVKAAILARAVGMKAAR from the coding sequence ATGAACACCGACGACCTCGACCTGTACAACGCGACCGCCACGGCCAGTGCTGCCGTCGTCATCGGTCGGTACTCCACGTCTTTCGGCCGCGCGAGCGCACTGCTGACCCGGTCGATGCGTCCGCACATCGCGAACATCTATGCGCTGGTGCGCGTGGCGGACGAACTCGTGGACGGTCCGGCGGAGAAGGCTGGCGTCGACGCTGCGGAGCGGGGGACCCTTCTCGACGAGCTCGAGCAGGAGACCGCGCGCGCCATCTCCCGCGGCTTCAGCACCAACCTCATCGTGCACGCCTTCGCCCTGACCGCCCGTGAACACGGGATCGGCATGGACCTGTGCCGTCCCTTCTTCGCCTCCATGCGCCGGGACCTCTCGCCGGGGACGTTCGACGAGGCGCAGCTGGGGGAGTACATCCACGGCTCAGCCGAGGTGGTCGGGCTCATGTGCCTCGCCGTCTTCGAATCCGGCATGACGCGAACGGCTGACGAGAAGACGCGCGTCGAGGACGGCGCTCGACACCTGGGAGCGGCTTTCCAGAAGGTGAACTTCCTGCGGGACTTCGCCGACGATCACGACGACCTCGGCCGGGCCTACTTCCCCGGCACCGAGATCGCGCTCACCGAGGCATCCAAGGAGGACGTCGTCGAATCCATCCGTGAGGATCTGCGTATCGCGGACCTCTCCATCCCCCTTCTCCACCCCGGCGCACGGCCGGCGGTGTGGGCCGCCAGAGCGATCTTCGGCGCACTCACCGACCGCATCGAGAGGACTCCGGTGACCACGCTCATGCGCGAGCGCGTCAGCGTTCCCACCCCGGTCAAGGCCGCCATCCTCGCCCGCGCCGTCGGAATGAAGGCCGCCAGGTGA
- a CDS encoding ferrochelatase yields MSTDTPQRQTKPPAATGVYLEDGAAVPSATEATRDGAEHATQPMAYDAILLSGFGGPEGQDDVLPFLRNVTRGRGIPDERLEEVAHHYRHFDGVSPINDQNRELLAALRRALGEAGLDLPVYWGNRNWAPYLDEAMAQAAQDGVRTMIAIPTSAYSSYSSCRQYREDWADALEAADLQKTLQVDKVRQYFSHPGFIRPFVDGLRDGLDAARQAGHRDAQIEVLFSTHSIPTADAARSGGKTFDGVEGGGYVAEHLAVAREVIAKTAPGISWQLVFQSRSGPASQPWLEPDINDAIEALEERTAVIVVPLGFVSDHMEVMWDLDTEARETAQERGMWFTRTATPGTHPAFVSALVDLVKERIAGLPVEQRLNATEIGPWFDVCRGGCCENPRLGFKPAIAGLQP; encoded by the coding sequence ATGAGCACGGACACCCCACAGCGGCAGACCAAGCCGCCGGCGGCCACCGGCGTGTACCTGGAGGACGGCGCCGCCGTCCCATCGGCGACCGAGGCCACGCGCGACGGGGCCGAGCACGCCACGCAGCCGATGGCGTACGACGCGATCCTCCTGTCCGGCTTCGGCGGCCCCGAGGGTCAGGACGACGTGCTGCCGTTCCTCCGGAACGTCACCCGCGGCCGCGGCATCCCCGATGAGCGGCTGGAGGAGGTGGCGCACCACTACCGGCACTTCGACGGGGTGAGCCCCATCAACGATCAGAACCGCGAACTGCTCGCCGCGCTGCGCAGGGCTCTGGGAGAGGCGGGTCTCGACCTGCCCGTCTACTGGGGCAACCGCAACTGGGCGCCGTACCTCGACGAGGCCATGGCGCAGGCCGCACAGGACGGCGTGCGCACGATGATCGCGATCCCGACGAGCGCCTACTCCTCGTACTCGTCGTGCCGTCAGTACCGCGAGGACTGGGCCGATGCGCTCGAGGCGGCGGACCTGCAGAAGACGCTGCAGGTGGACAAGGTCCGGCAGTACTTCTCGCACCCCGGGTTCATCCGCCCGTTCGTCGACGGACTGCGCGACGGGCTCGACGCCGCCCGTCAGGCCGGCCACCGGGATGCGCAGATCGAGGTGCTGTTCTCCACGCACAGCATCCCGACGGCGGATGCCGCACGATCCGGCGGGAAGACCTTCGACGGCGTCGAGGGCGGCGGGTATGTCGCAGAGCACCTCGCCGTCGCCCGTGAGGTCATCGCCAAGACCGCCCCGGGGATCTCGTGGCAGCTGGTGTTCCAGTCGCGTTCCGGCCCCGCCTCCCAGCCGTGGCTCGAGCCCGACATCAACGACGCGATCGAGGCGCTCGAGGAGCGCACCGCGGTCATCGTCGTCCCGCTCGGGTTCGTGAGCGACCACATGGAGGTCATGTGGGACCTCGACACCGAGGCGCGCGAGACCGCGCAGGAGCGCGGGATGTGGTTCACCAGGACCGCGACCCCCGGCACGCACCCGGCGTTCGTCAGCGCGCTGGTCGACCTCGTCAAGGAGCGGATCGCCGGTCTCCCCGTCGAGCAGCGCCTCAACGCCACGGAGATCGGGCCCTGGTTCGACGTGTGCCGCGGCGGATGCTGCGAGAACCCGCGCCTCGGATTCAAGCCGGCCATCGCGGGTCTGCAGCCCTGA
- a CDS encoding lycopene cyclase domain-containing protein has translation MTYLVFSLPFLVVGLVVFGVGALRARRQSDLRGYLTAWAAATVALLVLTVVFDNVMMAAEFFDYGTEQISGVRLGLIPIEDLLYPLAGGLLLAGLWQLLGGEPVRAERIGSSGATREGGE, from the coding sequence ATGACCTATCTGGTGTTCTCCCTGCCCTTCCTCGTCGTCGGCCTCGTGGTGTTCGGCGTCGGTGCGTTGCGCGCCCGTCGGCAGAGCGATCTGCGCGGCTACCTGACCGCCTGGGCTGCGGCCACGGTCGCGCTGCTCGTGCTGACGGTCGTGTTCGACAATGTGATGATGGCGGCGGAGTTCTTCGACTACGGCACGGAGCAGATCTCCGGCGTCCGGCTCGGTCTCATCCCGATCGAGGACCTGCTCTACCCGCTCGCCGGCGGTCTTCTGCTGGCGGGCCTGTGGCAACTGCTCGGCGGTGAGCCGGTGCGTGCCGAGCGGATCGGCAGCAGTGGCGCGACGAGAGAGGGCGGCGAATGA
- a CDS encoding SDR family oxidoreductase produces MTRVLVTGATGYIGGRLVPQLLDAGHEVSVYVRSAWKLRDVPWRSRVKVFSGDLSDPVATRRAMNGVDTAFYLVHSMSAGGDFRTAEAATAETFAAAATATGVRRIVYLGGLHPDTGNLSEHLASRAAVGQVFLDCPVPSIVFQAGIVIGSGSASFEMIRHLTEVLPYMPAPRWVRNHVQPIAVRDVLHYLVTSVDVEEDLNRAFDIGGPDVLRYGQMMNGYAVEAGLPQRRIAALPVLTPWLASQWVSLVSPIPRQIAVPIIASLQNDCVVRESDIDRYIPAPAEGLVPYRTAVRLALRREADGEVETSWQSATVPGAPSDPLPSDPEWAGHTVFTDVRERRSTASPRSVWEVIEAIGGEKGWHSFPLAWAARGWIDRLVGGVGMRRGRRHPSRVNSGDVIDVWRVESIDRGRMLRLRAEMRMPGRGWLELGVEPADDGSRYRQRAVYFPKGLSGRMYWLVLLPFHGIIFNGMAASILREAEQNERGANHSEKEERSR; encoded by the coding sequence ATGACGCGGGTGCTGGTGACCGGGGCCACCGGGTACATCGGCGGACGGCTCGTCCCGCAACTGCTGGATGCGGGTCATGAGGTCAGCGTCTATGTGCGCTCCGCGTGGAAGCTGCGCGACGTGCCGTGGCGGAGCCGGGTGAAGGTGTTCTCCGGGGATCTGTCCGACCCCGTCGCGACCCGCAGGGCGATGAACGGCGTGGACACGGCGTTCTACCTCGTCCACTCCATGAGCGCCGGCGGGGACTTCCGAACGGCGGAGGCGGCCACAGCGGAGACCTTCGCCGCTGCCGCGACCGCGACGGGCGTGCGGCGCATCGTCTACCTCGGCGGGTTGCACCCCGACACCGGGAACCTGTCCGAGCATCTCGCCTCGCGGGCGGCGGTCGGGCAGGTGTTCCTCGACTGTCCCGTCCCGAGCATCGTGTTCCAGGCCGGAATCGTCATCGGCTCGGGTTCCGCGTCCTTCGAGATGATCCGGCACCTCACCGAGGTGCTGCCGTACATGCCGGCGCCGCGGTGGGTGCGCAACCACGTGCAGCCCATCGCCGTTCGCGACGTCCTGCACTACCTCGTGACGTCGGTCGACGTCGAGGAGGACCTCAACCGGGCGTTCGACATCGGAGGGCCCGACGTCCTCCGCTATGGCCAGATGATGAACGGCTACGCCGTGGAGGCAGGGCTGCCCCAGCGCCGCATCGCCGCGCTGCCCGTGCTCACGCCGTGGCTGGCATCGCAATGGGTGAGTCTGGTCAGTCCCATCCCCCGCCAGATCGCCGTGCCGATCATCGCCTCTCTCCAGAACGACTGCGTCGTCAGGGAGAGCGACATCGACCGGTACATCCCCGCACCCGCGGAGGGCCTGGTGCCCTACCGCACCGCGGTGCGCCTCGCCCTGCGCCGGGAGGCGGACGGCGAGGTCGAGACCAGCTGGCAGAGCGCGACCGTCCCAGGGGCGCCGAGCGACCCCCTGCCGAGCGACCCCGAGTGGGCGGGCCACACGGTCTTCACCGATGTCCGGGAACGCCGCAGCACCGCGAGCCCCCGGTCGGTGTGGGAAGTGATCGAGGCGATCGGCGGCGAGAAGGGGTGGCACTCCTTCCCCCTCGCGTGGGCCGCGCGGGGATGGATCGACCGGCTCGTCGGCGGGGTCGGCATGCGCCGCGGCCGCCGTCACCCGTCTCGCGTGAACAGCGGCGACGTCATCGACGTCTGGCGCGTGGAGTCGATCGACCGGGGGCGGATGCTGCGCCTGCGTGCCGAGATGCGGATGCCGGGGCGCGGCTGGCTGGAACTCGGTGTGGAACCGGCAGATGATGGAAGCAGGTACCGCCAACGGGCTGTCTACTTCCCCAAAGGTCTCAGTGGCAGGATGTACTGGCTCGTGCTGCTGCCCTTCCACGGCATCATTTTCAACGGCATGGCCGCCAGCATCCTGCGCGAGGCGGAGCAGAACGAGCGCGGCGCGAACCACAGCGAGAAAGAGGAGCGATCACGATGA
- the idi gene encoding isopentenyl-diphosphate Delta-isomerase produces MKTADATEMVVLVDDLGRPVGEQSKATVHGETTPRHLAFSCHVLDAQGRVLMTRRALAKKTWPGVWTNSFCGHPAPGESLEDAVRRRAAFELGMELDEITCALPDFGYTARDASGVEENEYCPVFIATAASVPEPNPDEVSETRWATIADLRAATDAAPWAFSPWLTLHLPELVEHFPRHVAHEGASGV; encoded by the coding sequence ATGAAGACGGCAGACGCCACAGAGATGGTCGTCCTCGTCGACGACCTCGGCCGCCCCGTGGGGGAGCAGAGCAAGGCGACCGTCCACGGCGAGACGACCCCGCGCCATCTCGCGTTCTCCTGCCACGTGCTGGATGCGCAGGGCCGGGTGCTCATGACGCGTCGCGCGCTCGCCAAGAAGACATGGCCCGGCGTGTGGACGAACTCCTTCTGCGGACACCCCGCTCCGGGGGAATCCCTCGAGGATGCCGTGCGTCGCCGTGCCGCGTTCGAGCTCGGCATGGAGCTGGACGAGATCACCTGCGCCCTCCCGGACTTCGGTTACACCGCACGCGACGCCTCAGGCGTCGAGGAGAACGAGTACTGCCCGGTGTTCATCGCCACCGCAGCGTCCGTCCCGGAACCCAACCCTGATGAGGTCTCCGAGACGAGGTGGGCGACGATCGCCGACCTGAGGGCGGCGACGGATGCCGCGCCGTGGGCGTTCAGCCCGTGGCTCACGCTCCACCTCCCCGAACTCGTCGAGCACTTCCCCCGGCACGTCGCGCACGAGGGAGCGAGTGGTGTCTGA
- a CDS encoding MarR family transcriptional regulator — translation MRYFTIDSDLIDRSALSDEEFAQCARVMGALQQWQRASRALSDASRRYMHLNESDMRAIRMILRAQRDGQVVTPKDIAHEVGISSASTTKLVDRLEAAGHLVRVPHPTDRRTTCIEVTESTRRSARDTIGRQHARRFDVVAAMSPREREVAIRFLSALADADVPQGELGDPEDELDEPQGDTPRR, via the coding sequence GTGCGCTACTTCACGATCGACTCCGATCTCATCGACCGCTCCGCGCTGTCGGATGAGGAGTTCGCCCAGTGCGCCAGGGTCATGGGCGCACTGCAGCAGTGGCAGCGCGCCTCGCGCGCCCTCTCCGACGCCTCCCGCCGGTACATGCACCTCAACGAGAGCGACATGCGCGCCATCCGCATGATCCTCCGTGCGCAGCGGGACGGTCAGGTCGTCACCCCCAAGGACATCGCGCACGAAGTGGGCATCTCCAGCGCGTCGACGACCAAGCTCGTCGACCGCCTCGAGGCGGCGGGACATCTCGTCAGGGTGCCTCACCCCACCGACCGGCGCACGACGTGCATCGAGGTGACCGAGAGCACCCGGCGCTCCGCACGCGACACGATCGGCCGCCAGCACGCACGCCGCTTCGATGTCGTCGCCGCCATGAGCCCCCGCGAGCGCGAGGTCGCGATCCGGTTCCTCTCCGCCCTCGCCGACGCCGACGTCCCGCAGGGCGAGCTCGGGGACCCGGAGGACGAACTCGACGAGCCACAGGGCGACACGCCGCGCCGATAG
- the argG gene encoding argininosuccinate synthase has protein sequence MSKVLQSLPVGERVGIAFSGGLDTSVAVAWMRAKGAVPYTYTGDLGQYDEDDIESIPGRALEYGAEASRLVDAKTALVEEGFVALQCGAFHIRSGGKTYFNTTPLGRAVTGTMLVRAMKEDGVDIWGDGSTYKGNDIERFYRYGLLANPRLRVYKPWLDADFVTELGGRQEMSEWLVAHGFPYRDSAEKAYSTDANIWGATHEAKTLEHLDVSLETVDPIMGVKFWDPSVSIESEDITVTFEAGRPVAIDGVEYSDPVALVKAANTIGGRHGLGMSDQIENRIIEAKSRGIYEAPGMALLFIAYERLVNGILNEDTLATYHEQGRRLGRLMYEGRWLEPQSLMLRESIQRWVGSTISGSVTIRLRRGDDWTILDTVSPNLSYGPEKLSMERVGDAAFGPVDRIGQLTMRNLDIADSRARLEQYASLGLVGGATGELVGRVTAGEASEITDRVEGSVSDADEKYSEAMDLASERAAFDSGTD, from the coding sequence ATGTCCAAGGTCCTCCAGTCCCTCCCCGTCGGCGAGCGCGTCGGCATCGCCTTCTCCGGAGGTCTCGACACCTCCGTCGCCGTCGCCTGGATGCGCGCCAAGGGCGCGGTGCCCTACACCTACACGGGCGACCTGGGTCAGTACGACGAGGACGACATCGAGTCGATCCCCGGGCGCGCACTCGAGTACGGCGCCGAGGCCTCGCGACTCGTCGACGCGAAGACCGCTCTGGTGGAGGAGGGATTCGTCGCCCTGCAGTGCGGCGCGTTCCACATCCGCTCCGGTGGCAAGACCTACTTCAACACCACTCCGCTCGGCAGGGCCGTGACCGGCACCATGCTCGTGCGGGCCATGAAGGAGGACGGCGTCGACATCTGGGGCGACGGCTCCACCTACAAGGGCAACGACATCGAGCGGTTCTACCGCTACGGCCTGCTCGCCAACCCGCGCCTTCGCGTCTACAAGCCGTGGCTCGACGCCGACTTCGTCACCGAACTCGGCGGGCGCCAGGAGATGAGCGAATGGCTCGTCGCGCACGGATTCCCGTACCGCGACTCCGCCGAGAAGGCGTACTCGACCGACGCCAACATCTGGGGAGCCACGCACGAGGCGAAGACCCTCGAGCACCTGGACGTCTCGCTCGAGACGGTCGACCCGATCATGGGCGTGAAGTTCTGGGACCCGTCCGTGTCGATCGAGTCCGAGGACATCACCGTCACATTCGAGGCCGGCCGTCCCGTCGCCATCGACGGCGTGGAGTACAGCGACCCGGTGGCGCTCGTGAAGGCCGCCAACACGATCGGCGGTCGCCACGGCCTCGGCATGAGCGACCAGATCGAGAACCGCATCATCGAGGCGAAGTCCCGCGGCATCTACGAGGCCCCCGGTATGGCGCTGCTGTTCATCGCCTACGAGCGGCTCGTCAACGGCATCCTCAACGAGGACACCCTCGCGACGTACCACGAGCAGGGGCGCCGCCTCGGTCGACTGATGTACGAGGGCCGCTGGCTCGAGCCGCAGTCGCTCATGCTCCGCGAGTCCATCCAGCGCTGGGTCGGATCGACCATCTCCGGCTCGGTCACCATCCGCCTCCGCCGGGGCGACGACTGGACCATCCTCGACACGGTCAGCCCGAACCTCTCCTACGGCCCGGAGAAGCTGTCGATGGAGCGGGTGGGCGACGCCGCGTTCGGCCCCGTCGACCGCATCGGCCAGCTCACCATGCGCAACCTCGACATCGCCGATTCGCGTGCACGCCTCGAGCAGTACGCATCCCTCGGCCTCGTCGGCGGTGCGACGGGCGAGCTCGTCGGCCGCGTGACTGCAGGCGAGGCATCCGAGATCACCGATCGCGTCGAGGGGTCCGTGTCGGACGCCGACGAGAAGTACTCGGAGGCCATGGACCTCGCCTCGGAGCGCGCGGCGTTCGACTCCGGCACGGACTGA